Below is a window of Vibrio fortis DNA.
ATAGGCTCTGTATCAAGAATCGATTCTGTTTTAATGACCAATGCTGTTTCAATACCCAACGTCGTTTAATAACTAATGCGGTGCAGTTTGAGCAGTTTGTATAGAGTGGTTCGTGAGATGTCCAAAGCACGAGCGGTCGCTGAAATGTTGTAGTGTTGTTGTTCGATAGTTTGTTTGATGTGCTCTGCGGTTAACGTATCTTCCACCAAGTTACTGCTGTGTGGTTCCTTAAATGCAAGCTGCATATGTCGAGTTTCAAGGCGTGAGTGATCAGCGTAAACCACCGCTCTTTTCACGGCGTTAAATAGCTCCCGAATATTTCCCGGCCATTGATATTGTTTAAGCGTACTGAGTGTTTTTCTCGAGATGGAAAAGTGGCTGGCGTGATTTTTCTGGAGTTCGAAATGCACTAGCGCCTCGATGTCTTCACGATGTTCTGATAGTGGCGGGATATCAAGGTTTAGGACATTAATTCGATGGAAAAGGTCTTTCCTGAATCGACCAGCAGCCACGGCTTGTTCAAGGTTGATATTAGTGGCAAACAGAACTCGGCAATTTATCGCGATTTGCTTGTTACTGCCTAAGCGTTCAATGTGATGATTCTCTAGAAAGTGCAGTAGATACGTTTGCAGCGAGAGTTCTAGATCCCCGATTTCATCCAAGAACAGCGTGCCATTTTGTGCGCGCTCCACGTGACCGATATAGCGCTTCGCCGCGCCAGTGAACGCGCCCTTCTCATAGCCGAAAAGCTCTGAATGAATTAGAGAGTGAGGGATAGCGCCACAGTTCAAGGCGACAAACGGTTGATGTTTACGCGGTGATTGGTTGTGGATCATTCTTGCGCATAAGCTTTTTCCCGTTCCGGTTTCACCCTGAATCAAAACGGGGTAAGTTGAATGAGCAACCTTATCTATTTGCGCTTTTATATCTTGAATGACGCTTGATTCGCCAATCAATCGGTAACGTTTTTCTCTTTCAGTTAGGTGGTGTTTTACGGGCTCACCATCGGTCATGCCCAATAAGTGCCCTAAGCTTTTGGCAAGCCACTTTGCATCTATCGGGTGGTGGAAATAGTCCCAAAAGCAGTGATGAATAAATGAAAGGTTACGGGAAGGCTTGTCATTAAAAATACCTATCAAGCCGAGGTTCGAAAACCTCTGTTTAAGCATAATGAGAGACTGACAGGTTGCATTGGTGACGGGCTCATCAAGGCACACAATAACAACCGGTATTTTGTGTGTTTCTAACACGTTAGTTAGGGCGTCCATGGTGTTTACCTTGACGATGTCCCAATGCTCACGTCGTAACGAATCTACCCAATCATGAAGCAAGGTATGATTGCCATGACAAAGTACGACAGCGCATCGTCTGTCTTTTTGTTCGGTTGACATCTGCATCATAGGTTCGCTTTACTTATATTTGCCCTCTCTAATAGTAGATTGGAAGTCCTCGTATTTCTATTAATGATATTATTGTCATTATTGCGTGTTGTTTATAATAAGTAAGATAAGTCGTTGGAGTGAAGAGAGTATGTCGAAGCAAATTGTATGGTTGGTTCTTCCGTTAGTGGCTTTGCTAGGTGGTTGTGCAAGCTATAGCATCACTGAAAAGGATATGACCGATTACTTGCAAGAGTCAGTGGAAATCAACCAATCCGTTGGTGTCGAAAATATGATGTATGCGCAGGTTGCAGTCGAAGATTTGCAAGTAAAAATTGGGCGAGCAGATGCCGATCGCGTGTCCATCTTTGCGAATACCAATGCGCAGGTTCAGGTATTCAATATGCAAAATCTTGGGCTAGACCTGGATATCGAGTTCAGCGCTGTCCCTGAATATGACAAAGAAAGTGGGGAAGTGTACTTAAAATCACTGCGTTTAGAAAACTTCAATGAAAACGGTAAACAGCTGCCTGAAAATATCGCTAATCTATTGCAACCCGCCGTGTCCATGATTGGATTGGCACTGTCTCAACAACCTGTCTATAAACTTGACGGTGCTAAAGTACAGGAAGCGCTTTTGAAGTCAGCGGAGCCGAATCTGGTTATTCAAAACAACAAGCTAGTCATAGAGTTGTTTGATTAAGTCTGCTGGCAAGTGAGGTGATCCTCCTTAAATAGGTTTAGAGGCAGAGCGGTATAGAATCAAAGATAAAGCGGGATCATCTTACGCCAATAACGTCCTCGATGCGCTCTTCCGTCCCACTCATACATTCGATGTTTAATACCTTTCTGATTCAAAATACGACTGAGCTGGTGGTTGTTTTGTAAGAAAGGATCTTCCTTACCGATTGCAAAAACAATGTCACTGTTCCTAATTTGGGTGAGTTGATCGGATGGTGGCAAACCCGGTAGGAAATGAGTTGGAGTGTGGTAGTAGATTTCATCATTGTACTGGCCGTCAAAAAGATCTCGAAACGACTCGGTGCTCCAAGTGAGGTCATAGCGACCAGAGAACGCGACCAGTTTTTGGAATAGATGAGGGTGGCGGAAAAATAGGGTGGCGGCGTGATAGGCTCCTAATGAGCACCCGTGTGAAATGGTGCAAGGATGGCTGTTTTTTTTGGCCATCAGTGGCAGAACCTCTCGTAATATGTATTCTTCGTACTGACAATGGCGATGCATTCGGCCAAATGGATGCGCCCAAAAACAGTACATGCTTTCGGTATCAATACTGTCTACACAGTAGAGTTGCAGTTGACCAGCGTTGATTTTCTCGGCAACGGAATCGACCAATCCTAAATTCTCATACTCATAGAAACGTCCTGTGCGTGTTGGAAAGACCAAGACTTTCGCACCTGCATGACCAAAGATGAGCAACTCCATATTACGATTGAGGTTAGGGCTCCACCATTTGTGGTACTCACGATTCATCGCAATTCCCCAACGTTTTAAAGAAGGCTTCGACGTTCTTACGCAGTTCACGACGCTGTTTACCTTCTCCTCGGTAAATAAAGTGACCAGCTTCTAATACAAACAGTTCTTTATCACCTTTGCAGGCGTTATAAGCACTGAATTGACCGGGAGGAGCAACATAAGGGTCGAAGAGTGCCACCCCCCAATGAGAGGGTTGTGTAATGAACTTAGCGGCACATGAGGTATCGAAATAGGGAAGATTGCGCGCAAGCAGTGCTTGATTGCCAAAGTCGATGAGTGCTTGTGTACTGCCGATGGTTGGCATCGTTAGTCTGAGTGCGATGTTGCCAAACGTTGGAACATGGAAGTGACAACGTTTAATGCGCTTATCAAAGGCGCTGGCAAAGATAGCAAGGCCGCCGCCTAAGCTGTTACCTATCATACCGATTTTGTATTTAAGGTTTGGGTACAGCGTCAGTAGCGCAGAGATACCACACCACAAATCTTGAACGCATCCGCCGATGATGTAGTGTTCTCAATCTTGAACGTTGTGTAGCACATGCCAGTAGGGATCGTCAGAGATTGGGTGATGTTGGCTGCGGCTGATTCCACGTACACATGGAACTAACATGGCCGTGTGCCTTAACTTCCAACTGGTATCTGGTTCATCAAGTCCGCCGTAACCATGCGCCCAAACTACAGCACAGTGGATCTCTTCTTTTTCTGGTAGTAACAACCACCCACCGATTCTCATGCCGTCGGTTGAGTTGTAGTAGCAATCAAATACACGCCAGTGATTCACAATTCGCCCAGTGTCTTGCAAGCTGACATAGGGCGTTACCTGCATAGCGCGCTCATATTTTTGTTGCCAAAAGTACGCGAAGTCGGCTGGTGTGGAGCTAGATTCAACTTGTAACAGTTGGTCTAAGTCGTATCCATAGGTCGGGTCGAAGTCGTAATTATGTCTAAGAGTCACTGGCATCTCGCTACGGTTATCAGCGTGGAAAGAAAAACGTTAACTACTTAATATTACATGCTTATTGCGAACGCATTGTTTGAGCTAGACCACAACTCAATTGAGCAATGTATGCATCTAGCCCCTTATTGTTTTATAGACTATTAGTTGGTTATTTAGAGATAAAAAGCGTGAAATGACCCTTAAAGGCTGCAATTTATGGAGTTACTGGGGGAGTTGATAAGGAAGGTTTAATGAAAAAGTCGCCGTAGAGGGCGACTTTTTGGTAAAGCTCGATGTATTGTGCTGACGATTTAATTATGGTTATTGCGTTTTTTGGAAAGGTTTTAATAGTTGCTTTCCGAAGACGTTAATTAATGCACCTGTCACGATTAATCCACCACCTAGGTAGGTCCAAATGGATGGAACTTCATTGAATAGCCACACCCCAAGCAGTGCCGAAAAGACAATCTGTACATAGGAGTAGGCTGAGGCTTTGCCTGCTGCTTGAGTCTGCATTGCTTTCGTCAGTCCATATTGTCCAATTTGCGTAAACACACCGACTAGTACGAGCATGATAGTGATAAAGAAGCTTGGCCATACAAAGTCATTCCAAATCAATGCGATTGATACCGGCAAAGCCACCATAGGGAAGTAGAGGATGATCACTGAGCTATCTTCGGTTTGACTGAGCTTACGCACGATCACGTAGGCAATTGAGCTACCAAACGCACCAATTAGCGCGACCATGATGCTAAACAGAGGCAGCTCGTTGCTAATGTCGCTGTTCATATTTGGTTGAACCATGACAAACAGACCCGCAAGACAAAACGCGATACAGATCATGGTTGAGGTTTGCACACGCTCTTTGAGAAAAAGAACGCCAAGTAGGGCAGTGAATACGGGGTGCACGTATTGAAGAATGGTCGCTTCCGCCAGAGGCAGTGTTGTTACTGCATAGTAAACACACATCAGTGCTGCGGTACCTACGGCACCTCTCACAAACAACAGAGGCTTGTTGTTACCCCAAACAGAGATTCCTTTACGTCTCACATCAACATAACTAATTATAAGAGAGACCAGAGCCCTAGCCGCGACAATTTCAAAGACGGGGATACCGTAGTTGCTCACGTACTTTACGCACGCGGACATCAGTGCAAAGCCTAATGCGGAGAGCAACATAAAGCGAACCCCAACGGGGATGAATGAAAATGATATTGAAGGCATAGGGTCGTCTTTGTGAGTGATAGAAGAGCTGAAACCGAATCATACCCTAATTGCGTTTGGTTAACGTAAGCGAATTGAAAATTATTCTTTTTCTTTACTCTTGTAGTTGTAGTTGTAGTTGTAGTTTTACAGTCATAATAAATTATGCAACTCTTTTTATAGTAATGCTGCATATAATGATAAGGGAAGACTTTTAAGGAGAGCGAAATGGATCACAGCGAACGGTTTTATGAGAGCTTTCAACGATGCCGAATCGATCAAGAGTTTTTGGAAGTGTTCCTCAGTGACTTCTGTGAACATAATCCAAGGTTTTCTGAGCGGTTTGCCAGCGTTGGGTTAGAAGAGCAAACCAAAATGCTCAAGGCATCGATCATCTTAATCTACAATTCTGCATCTTTGCCCAGTGTTCGTAATTCGGTGAAAAACCTGGGTAGACGCCATAAGAACTTAGGCCTCAATATCTCTGAAGATGAGCTTAATGCTTGGTTTGACGCGCTGCTCAATACCGTGAAAAAGTTCGATCCCTTGTACGATGAGAGCGTGGATGCGGCATGGACAGAAACGCTGAGATTAGGATTGAGCATTATGAAGAAAGAGTGTGTTGTCTAAATCAAATAAGCCTCGTGTTTCACGAGGCTTAATCAAGGGTAACAGGGGGCTCGATTAGAA
It encodes the following:
- a CDS encoding DMT family transporter; translated protein: MPSISFSFIPVGVRFMLLSALGFALMSACVKYVSNYGIPVFEIVAARALVSLIISYVDVRRKGISVWGNNKPLLFVRGAVGTAALMCVYYAVTTLPLAEATILQYVHPVFTALLGVLFLKERVQTSTMICIAFCLAGLFVMVQPNMNSDISNELPLFSIMVALIGAFGSSIAYVIVRKLSQTEDSSVIILYFPMVALPVSIALIWNDFVWPSFFITIMLVLVGVFTQIGQYGLTKAMQTQAAGKASAYSYVQIVFSALLGVWLFNEVPSIWTYLGGGLIVTGALINVFGKQLLKPFQKTQ
- a CDS encoding acetylxylan esterase → MTLRHNYDFDPTYGYDLDQLLQVESSSTPADFAYFWQQKYERAMQVTPYVSLQDTGRIVNHWRVFDCYYNSTDGMRIGGWLLLPEKEEIHCAVVWAHGYGGLDEPDTSWKLRHTAMLVPCVRGISRSQHHPISDDPYWHVLHNVQD
- a CDS encoding esterase family protein, giving the protein MNREYHKWWSPNLNRNMELLIFGHAGAKVLVFPTRTGRFYEYENLGLVDSVAEKINAGQLQLYCVDSIDTESMYCFWAHPFGRMHRHCQYEEYILREVLPLMAKKNSHPCTISHGCSLGAYHAATLFFRHPHLFQKLVAFSGRYDLTWSTESFRDLFDGQYNDEIYYHTPTHFLPGLPPSDQLTQIRNSDIVFAIGKEDPFLQNNHQLSRILNQKGIKHRMYEWDGRAHRGRYWRKMIPLYL
- a CDS encoding sigma-54 dependent transcriptional regulator, with translation MMQMSTEQKDRRCAVVLCHGNHTLLHDWVDSLRREHWDIVKVNTMDALTNVLETHKIPVVIVCLDEPVTNATCQSLIMLKQRFSNLGLIGIFNDKPSRNLSFIHHCFWDYFHHPIDAKWLAKSLGHLLGMTDGEPVKHHLTEREKRYRLIGESSVIQDIKAQIDKVAHSTYPVLIQGETGTGKSLCARMIHNQSPRKHQPFVALNCGAIPHSLIHSELFGYEKGAFTGAAKRYIGHVERAQNGTLFLDEIGDLELSLQTYLLHFLENHHIERLGSNKQIAINCRVLFATNINLEQAVAAGRFRKDLFHRINVLNLDIPPLSEHREDIEALVHFELQKNHASHFSISRKTLSTLKQYQWPGNIRELFNAVKRAVVYADHSRLETRHMQLAFKEPHSSNLVEDTLTAEHIKQTIEQQHYNISATARALDISRTTLYKLLKLHRISY
- a CDS encoding globin family protein, with the protein product MDHSERFYESFQRCRIDQEFLEVFLSDFCEHNPRFSERFASVGLEEQTKMLKASIILIYNSASLPSVRNSVKNLGRRHKNLGLNISEDELNAWFDALLNTVKKFDPLYDESVDAAWTETLRLGLSIMKKECVV
- a CDS encoding acetylxylan esterase; this translates as MWCGISALLTLYPNLKYKIGMIGNSLGGGLAIFASAFDKRIKRCHFHVPTFGNIALRLTMPTIGSTQALIDFGNQALLARNLPYFDTSCAAKFITQPSHWGVALFDPYVAPPGQFSAYNACKGDKELFVLEAGHFIYRGEGKQRRELRKNVEAFFKTLGNCDES
- a CDS encoding DUF1439 domain-containing protein, whose product is MSKQIVWLVLPLVALLGGCASYSITEKDMTDYLQESVEINQSVGVENMMYAQVAVEDLQVKIGRADADRVSIFANTNAQVQVFNMQNLGLDLDIEFSAVPEYDKESGEVYLKSLRLENFNENGKQLPENIANLLQPAVSMIGLALSQQPVYKLDGAKVQEALLKSAEPNLVIQNNKLVIELFD